The sequence below is a genomic window from Helicobacter ganmani.
CAAGCAATTTATCAAAATAGCTCAATGATTCCTCGCCTTGTTTTGAGTTTGCCCTGCTTTTCTAGCTCCTTTAACACTCTTGAGACTGCCTCACGCGCACTTCCTAACGCATTGGCAATCTCTTCGTGTGTGATATAAAGCGTTTTAAAGTCCTTTGAATCCTCACGGCGCAAAACAGAACGCAAAAAATTCAAAACCCTATCCTCCAAAGATTCAAAAGCAAGAGAGCTCAAAGATGACACAACGCGACTTAAACGTTCTCCAATAAGTTCTGTCTGAAATTGTTTAGCAATGGGATACTTAAGACTTAATTCGTCAAAAATCTTGCTAGGTAAAATCAACACATTGGAAGTTTGAATGAACTCCAAACAAACATCAAAATGAATATTTTTTAAAATGCAAGTAGCAGAAAGAATACAAAATTCACTATTTTTTAGAACAAAAAGATTGATTTCCTTGCCATTTGGAGAAACGATAAATGTCCGCAAAGCACCATCTAATATCAAAACAAGTCCGCGACATTGCTCGCCTTTTAAAATTCTATAATTTTTAGGGAAACTTTTAGTGTAAGCACTCTGCAAATAAATGTTTTGGTCTGCTAGAGAAACTTCCCAAGATTCCATTAATTCTTTAAAGATTGCATTCAACTTCTACGCCCTATTTTCAAAATTTTAAATTATAGCTCATCTCACTTTAAGAAAATATAGCTTGGCGAAAGTGGGAAAACTTTTTAAAGTTTAGCAGGGAAAGAACACAAAAACAAAAACAGAGATTAACCTCTGTCTTTTAATCCTAATTTTTCAATCACATTTGCATAGCTTTTGAAATTTTTGCGACGCAAATAAGTAAGTAAGCCTTTTCTTTGAGAAACAAGCTTTCTAAGTCCTAAACGACTAGAATGATCTTTTGGATTTACCTTTAAATGTTGTGTAAGTGTTTTAATCCTATCACTAAGTAAAGCAATTTGCACCTCTGTAGAACCTGTATCTTTGGGATTTCTAGCAAAAGTAGAAGTAATTTCTCTCTTTTTCGCCGAATCTTGAGCCATTTTGACCTCCTGATTGGTATAATTAAATAAAATTTGCGATTTTATCATAAAAATGTAAAAATGCGCTAAAATTTTAACAATTTTCTTGATTTTATCGGCTAAAAACGACTAAAATTACAGATTGATTTATTTATTTTGGAGTAGATTTGGCAACAGCAGATAAAAAAGTGTCTTTATTAAGCAGGATTATGCCCTTTTTATCTTTTCTTTCAGGCTCAAAAGATTTAACGGTTGTCTTTTTTATTATTGCGATTTTAGCAATCATCATTGTGCCACTTCCAAGTTCTTTATTGGATTTTTTCCTAGCCATTTCTATTGCACTTTCGGCACTCATTATCCTCATAGCATTGTATGTCAAAAAACCCACAGATTTTTCCGCTTTTCCTACGCTTTTGCTAATTATTACTCTTTTTCGCCTTGCTCTTAATATCGCAACAACAAGAATGATTTTAAGCAATGGGCATTTAGGTCCTGAAGCAGTGAGCGATATTATCAATGCCTTTGGACAATTTGTTGTGGGCGGAAATTATGTTATTGGAATCATTTTATTTATTATTTTAGTCATTATCAACTTTATGGTTGTAACTAATGGTTCTACAAGGGTTTCTGAAGTTAAAGCGCGTTTTACACTAGACGCAATGCCGGGCAAGCAGATGGCGATTGACGCGGATTTAAACTCTGGAATCATTGGACAAGAGGAGGCAAAAGCAAGACGCGACGCCCTAGCAACAGAGGCAGATTTCTATGGTTCTATGGATGGTGCAAACAAATTCGTCAAAGGCGATGCAATTGCTGGAATTATTATCACGCTCATTAATATCATTGGTGGATTCCTCATCGGCGTTTTTCAAAAAGATATGACGATAGCAGATTCTGCTTCCACTTTCACAATCCTAACGATTGGTGATGGTTTGGTTTCGCAACTCCCTGCACTCATTGTCGCCACCGCCACAGGTATCATTGTAACGCGTTTTAGCAAAGAGGGTGAAAACTTTGCTTCAGGGATTATTGACCAACTCATCAACGAATCTAAAACACTTTTAATTGTGGGCTGCATTTTATTGCTTTTTGCTCTCGTGCCGGGCTTACCTACCCTCTCATTAGGTTTTGTAGGCTTGCTGTTTTTAAGCCTTGCTTTACTTTTAAGCAAGCAGAAAGAGGGAGAAGTGTGGAAATATGTAGAATCACTCTTTAAAAAAATAAAAAAAGCTGATAAAACCAAAGAGGGGGAATTGCAAGATTCTGACAATCTCCCTCAACGCAAACAAGCAAGACAGCAAGCCGCCGCCACTCAAGCAGCAAAACAGCCTCCCAAAGAAAATGAGGAAGAGCGCAAAAAACGCGATGAAGCAGAGATTGATAACGCGCTCAAAGTCAAAATCTTGCGTGTGGGGCTTGGGTATCAGCTCATCAAGTTTGCAGACCCTGCGCAAGGAGGCGAGCTCGTGAATAAAATCCGCCAAATCCGTAAAACAATGGCAACAGAATATGGAATCCTCGTGCCAATGGTGCATTTAAGAGATGATTTGAATTTACCTCCTGATGAATAC
It includes:
- the rpsO gene encoding 30S ribosomal protein S15; translation: MAQDSAKKREITSTFARNPKDTGSTEVQIALLSDRIKTLTQHLKVNPKDHSSRLGLRKLVSQRKGLLTYLRRKNFKSYANVIEKLGLKDRG
- the flhA gene encoding flagellar biosynthesis protein FlhA, encoding MPFLSFLSGSKDLTVVFFIIAILAIIIVPLPSSLLDFFLAISIALSALIILIALYVKKPTDFSAFPTLLLIITLFRLALNIATTRMILSNGHLGPEAVSDIINAFGQFVVGGNYVIGIILFIILVIINFMVVTNGSTRVSEVKARFTLDAMPGKQMAIDADLNSGIIGQEEAKARRDALATEADFYGSMDGANKFVKGDAIAGIIITLINIIGGFLIGVFQKDMTIADSASTFTILTIGDGLVSQLPALIVATATGIIVTRFSKEGENFASGIIDQLINESKTLLIVGCILLLFALVPGLPTLSLGFVGLLFLSLALLLSKQKEGEVWKYVESLFKKIKKADKTKEGELQDSDNLPQRKQARQQAAATQAAKQPPKENEEERKKRDEAEIDNALKVKILRVGLGYQLIKFADPAQGGELVNKIRQIRKTMATEYGILVPMVHLRDDLNLPPDEYQILLKEIEIGHGKVMTDKYLAVAASGFAGELPDGIPTKEPVFGLDAYWIDESKKEDAIIEGYTTIDGATVISTHIQELIKQHAEELLTRQEVYNLLEKLGKDYPILAEEIKGVGVGTIQHILKELLHEQIPIKDMLSIAEAIADGYPAYKGDLPTLTEYVRACLKRLITHNFQNDDGILRYFILSPALEQFLLERLPDQQKMGQRLRLSPTESQNLLDALNISLQKGASMGAVPTIIGGTSMVLRKPLAIFLEQYGFGRNMIVLSTAEIDYQSKYEILGTVEFAL
- a CDS encoding Crp/Fnr family transcriptional regulator → MNAIFKELMESWEVSLADQNIYLQSAYTKSFPKNYRILKGEQCRGLVLILDGALRTFIVSPNGKEINLFVLKNSEFCILSATCILKNIHFDVCLEFIQTSNVLILPSKIFDELSLKYPIAKQFQTELIGERLSRVVSSLSSLAFESLEDRVLNFLRSVLRREDSKDFKTLYITHEEIANALGSAREAVSRVLKELEKQGKLKTRRGIIELF